Proteins co-encoded in one Hemibagrus wyckioides isolate EC202008001 linkage group LG26, SWU_Hwy_1.0, whole genome shotgun sequence genomic window:
- the LOC131346615 gene encoding protein downstream neighbor of son homolog translates to MADQSYYSPSFKKPCDVLRMRRRRARSDAVNRSAAAASRGPEGADIRPFSPGPLLNTHTRAGGGVKRRNPFANIDNTYNSPKKRNCTENTPESKLLFRALCEGESLGERSANRGNLHTKSEEPVSFSEDQSLFEEDVFEAEKATPILKSPGAPDLRSETHPEVCGEYPADWSLKTRVLVTSPQSFSWAEHLKAQEEAQGLSLHCRAEYSPLPQNIQDPRSCAELRCGFQQCLQYWQHPSLPWLSLFPRIGANRSFSGKSTPWAQDAALQQSLMSEWSVSLTSLYSLLKARLCPYFYLCSYQFTVLFRAAGLSGAKGITALLSPTTRGLREAMKAEGIEFSLPLLEEKRKSKENSSNVNDHSPLTEGDEQSSTLTSEYSDKEEEQEEEEDDDECFSWLKEMGVQDKIKKPDAISIKLRKEHNEVRLDHRPESVVLVEGSNSFTLINFLINCRSLVAAAGPQAGLPPTLLAPTAFRGATLHTLKARSVNVKTQVRTGYQDVCSLEVTGPIMPHALHTLTQLLRPAQKGGFSMALYTHEASAVLNVPVSKLSESDGQSTVMEELSRCGLQQNTVQQLTEASTLGKSALRHLDMRDYSYSWRS, encoded by the exons ATGGCCGATCAAAGTTATTACTCCCCGAGTTTTAAGAAGCCATGTGATGTCCTGCGCATGAGGAGAAGACGGGCCCGGAGCGACGCGGTGAACCGGAGCGCTGCTGCAGCGTCCCGCGGGCCGGAGGGAGCTGATATCCGGCCTTTCTCTCCAGGGCCTCTGCTCAACACTCACACTCGAGCAGGCGGCGGAGTGAAGCGCAGGAACCCGTTCGCTAACATCGACAACACGTACAACAGCCCGAAGAAGAGAAACTGTACCGAAAACACACCGGAGTCTAAACTGCTGTTCAGAGCtctgtgtgagggagagagtctCGGAGAGCGGAGTGCTAATAGAGGAAACCTCCACACAAAG tcAGAGGAACCGGTTTCTTTTTCTGAAGATCAGTCGTTATTTGAAGAGGATGTGTTTGAGGCTGAAAAAGCCACTCCTATCCTGAAG AGCCCTGGTGCTCCTGATCTTCGCAGCGAGACCCATCCGGAAGTGTGTGGAGAATATCCTGCAGACTGGAGCCTGAAGACCCGAGTACTCGTCACCTCTCCACAGTCCTTCTCCTGGGCCGAGCATCTGAAAGCTCAAGAGGAAGCACAGGGCCTGAGCTTACACTGCAGGGCAGAGTACAGTCCTCTACCACAGAATATCCAg gatcctcgcagctGTGCTGAGCTCCGCTGTGGTTTCCAGCAGTGTCTGCAGTACTGGCAGCATCCTTCCCTGCCGTGGCTCTCTCTGTTCCCCAGGATCGGTGCCAATCGCAGTTTCTCTGGCAAAAGTACACCATGGGCACAGGATGCTGCCTTACAGCAGAGCCTGATGAGTGAATG GTCAGTGAGCTTGACTTCACTGTACAGTCTCCTAAAGGCCAGACTCTGTCCATACTTTTACCTTTGTTCCTaccagttcactgtgctgttCAGAGCAGCAGGACTGAGTGGAGCTAAAGGCATCACTGCACTACTTTCACCCACCACCAGGGGCCTGCGGGAAGCCATGAAAGctgagg GAATAGAGTTCTCACTCCCTCTGCTGGAAGAGAAAAGGAAGAGCAAAGAGAACAGCTCTAATGTAAATGACCACTCTCCCCTGACTGAAGGAGATGAACAGAGCAGTACCTT GACGTCTGAGTATAGTGATAAGgaagaggagcaggaggaagaggaggatgatgatgaatgttTCTCCTGGCTGAAGGAAATGGGGGTGCAGGACAAGATCAAGAAGCCTGATGCCATCTCAATCAAGCT GCGTAAAGAGCACAACGAGGTACGACTGGACCACAGGCCTGAGTCTGTAGTTCTGGTGGAGGGTTCGAACTCCTTCACCTTGATCAACTTCCTCATCAACTGTAGGAGCCTGGTGGCTGCAGCTGGACCTCAGGCAGGGTTACCCCCCACACTGCTGGCCCCAACAGCGTTCAGAGgagctacactacacacactgaag GCACGAAGTGTGAATGTGAAGACCCAGGTGAGGACAGGTTATCAGGATGTGTGCAGTCTGGAGGTCACTGGTCCTATTATGCCTcatgcactacacacactgacccagcTCTTGAGACCAGCCCAAAAAGGAGGCTTCTCCATGGCACTCTACACACACGAGGCTAGCGCTGTTCTAAATGTACCAGTCAGCAAGCTGTCCGAGTCTGACGGACAG AGTACCGTGATGGAGGAGTTGAGCCGCTGCGGTCTACAGCAAAACACGGTGCAGCAGCTGACCGAGGCGTCCACGCTGGGCAAGAGCGCACTCCGACACCTGGACATGAGGGACTATTCATACAGCTGGAGGTCCTGA